The Streptomyces sp. V3I7 genome segment TCAATGGCTGATACAGAACCCACCGGGGACTGATACAGAACGTGAGGCAATCGCTGCTACAGAGCGTGGCCGGAACCAGAAGTTCCCCTCACGCTCAGTGTTCGAAGTGTCACCCAGCGGGCATCAGCGGTGTACGAGCCGCACGCAACAGACGAACCGCGTGGGGCTGAGGAGGAAGGAGGAGCCGTGACCGAAGTGGCGGCCCTCTCCACCGGGGACCTGCCCGAGGACCTGACCGCCACCGAGGCCGGGATGTGGCAGGCCTTCCGCAACGGCAGCGTGTACGACCTGAGCAGCGGGGACCGGGGCGTCGACGATCCGCACAGCGGGCATCCCTGGGGCGCCGGACGGAGCGTGCGCGCCCGGGTCGTCGCCTGGCTGCTGCTCGACGGGCCGCCCGCGCTCACCGGCCGGGTGGCCGCCCTGAAGCTGGTAGGCGTCCGGATCACCGGCGTGCTGGCCCTGGCGGGCGGCACGGTCACGCCGTACCTGGAACTGCACGACTGCCGCTTCGACCAGGAGGTCCGGCTGCCCGAGGCCCGCTTCACGACGCTGCGGCTGGTGAACTGCTCGGTGCCGCGCCTGGAGGCGGCGCGTGTGCAGACCGAGGGCGATCTGCACCTGCCGCGCTGCCGCTTCCGGTACGGCATCCGGCTGACCGACGCGCACATCGGCACCGACCTGCTGCTCAACCAGGCGGTCGTGCACCACGACCGCAGTGGCCGCTCGATCTCCGCGGACGGCGTGAGCGTCGGCCAGGACCTTCAGGCGGAGCTGCTGGAGTCGCACGGTGAGCTGCGGCTGCGCGGCGCCAAGGTCGGCGTGTCCCTGAGCCTGCGCGGCGCGCGGCTGATCAACCCGCGCGCGCGGTTCGCCCTGAACGCGCCCCAGCTCACCGTCGAGCGCAGCCTGTACCTGACCCCGGCCGGGGTGGGCAGCCCGCTGCTCAGCGGCGCGACGCCCGCGCGCGGGACGCGCATCCAGCGGTTCGAGTGCCAGGGCGGGATCCGGCTGGACGACGGGCGGTTCGGGGACGCGGTCGACCTGGAGCGGGCGCGGCTCACCCTCACCGACGACCAGGAACTGTCGCTGCGCCGGGTGCAGACGCCCGAGCTGCGCTTCC includes the following:
- a CDS encoding oxidoreductase, with protein sequence MTEVAALSTGDLPEDLTATEAGMWQAFRNGSVYDLSSGDRGVDDPHSGHPWGAGRSVRARVVAWLLLDGPPALTGRVAALKLVGVRITGVLALAGGTVTPYLELHDCRFDQEVRLPEARFTTLRLVNCSVPRLEAARVQTEGDLHLPRCRFRYGIRLTDAHIGTDLLLNQAVVHHDRSGRSISADGVSVGQDLQAELLESHGELRLRGAKVGVSLSLRGARLINPRARFALNAPQLTVERSLYLTPAGVGSPLLSGATPARGTRIQRFECQGGIRLDDGRFGDAVDLERARLTLTDDQELSLRRVQTPELRFLGDRPQRGRVVLSGARIVTLVDRAGSWPGPGGLQMGGFAYESLVPRGPFPLDRRLEWVAAATAEYHPEPYERLAGVLRGAGEDEDAREVLLAKQRRRRETLPLAAKLWGYAQDWTVAYGYRPGRAAVWMAVLWAAGTLAFTHTTPAPMDRGGHPSWSPSLFALDLLLPVIDLGQVDEWQLHGGWQWLAASMILLGWVLATTVAAGATRLLRRG